Proteins encoded in a region of the Deefgea piscis genome:
- the lepB gene encoding signal peptidase I, with amino-acid sequence MNWLVIGILSLVLGPILIMAGAKHERKNNEPPQLVQYGYLLAVVGLFILLVQFFSISAAMLIFVALTGVVWAMDKFVWGKTRGDKQIADWVEYARGFFPVILAVFVLRSFIVEPFQIPSSSMRPGLVVGDFILVNKFSYGLRLPILNKVIVPVGEPERGDVMVFDYPDNPKIQYIKRVIGLPGDVIEYHGKKLTVNGKPVKTTAQGEHQYVENGVYLVNNQQFVEQLDEKQYKTLNMAEVPALNLREVGDFPFRENCSYDDSGFKCTVPQGQYFMMGDNRDHSADSRYWGFVPSENIVGKAFFVWMNFKHFDRIGTAIK; translated from the coding sequence ATGAATTGGCTCGTAATTGGTATTCTTTCTTTGGTGTTAGGCCCGATTTTAATTATGGCAGGGGCTAAGCACGAACGAAAAAATAATGAACCACCTCAGTTGGTGCAATACGGCTATTTATTGGCTGTTGTTGGCTTGTTTATTTTGTTGGTGCAGTTTTTTAGTATTAGTGCCGCCATGTTGATTTTTGTTGCTCTGACCGGTGTGGTCTGGGCAATGGATAAATTTGTTTGGGGTAAAACACGCGGCGATAAACAAATCGCTGATTGGGTTGAGTACGCGCGTGGATTTTTCCCGGTTATTTTAGCGGTATTTGTATTGCGCTCGTTTATTGTTGAGCCGTTTCAAATTCCATCTTCTTCTATGCGTCCAGGATTGGTCGTAGGTGATTTTATTTTAGTGAATAAATTTTCTTACGGACTGCGCTTGCCGATCTTGAATAAAGTGATCGTGCCAGTAGGTGAGCCTGAGCGTGGGGATGTGATGGTGTTTGATTATCCAGATAATCCGAAAATTCAATATATTAAGCGGGTTATTGGTTTGCCCGGTGATGTAATTGAATATCACGGTAAAAAACTAACGGTTAATGGTAAGCCGGTCAAAACGACAGCTCAAGGCGAGCACCAATATGTTGAGAATGGCGTTTATTTGGTCAATAACCAACAATTTGTTGAGCAACTCGATGAGAAGCAATATAAAACATTAAATATGGCCGAAGTGCCGGCGCTCAATTTGCGTGAAGTGGGTGACTTCCCGTTTAGAGAAAATTGTAGCTACGATGATTCAGGCTTTAAATGTACGGTGCCTCAAGGTCAGTACTTTATGATGGGCGATAATCGGGATCATAGCGCTGATAGCCGTTATTGGGGTTTTGTTCCTAGCGAAAATATTGTTGGTAAAGCGTTTTTTGTTTGGATGAATTTCAAACATTTTGATCGTATTGGTACTGCTATTAAATAG
- the lepA gene encoding translation elongation factor 4, translated as MDHIRNFSIIAHIDHGKSTLADRFIQFCGGLEMREMSAQVLDSMDIEKERGITIKAQTAALKYKARDGKIYNLNLIDTPGHVDFSYEVSRSLAACEGALLVVDASQGVEAQTVANCYTALELGVEVRTVLNKIDLPAADPDRVAQEVEDIIGIEAVNAVHASAKSGIGIEDILEEVVNKIPCPKGDPDGPLKALIIDSWFDNYVGVIMLVRVIDGEIRPKDKILFMSTKAQHLCEQVGVFTPKSVQRDALRAGEVGFIIAGIKEIASAKVGDTITTVKHPAAAALPGFKDVKSQVFAGLYPVESHDYEKLRDSLEKLQLNDASLHYEPEVSQALGFGFRCGFLGLLHLEIVQERLEREFDMDLITTAPSVVFELVLKGGEVVQIENPSKLPDPSKYDEVREPIITATILVPQDYVGPVMTLCNQKRGMQINMQYMGRQVMLTYEMPMAEVVMDFFDKLKSVSRGYASLDYDFKEFRVGDLVKLDVLVNSERVDALSLIVHRSTSQYRGRELVSKMRELIPRQMFDIAIQAAIGSHIIARETVKAVRKDVLAKCYGGDVSRKRKLLDKQKAGKKRMKQVGNVEIPQEAFLAILQVSDK; from the coding sequence ATGGATCACATTCGTAATTTCTCTATTATCGCGCACATCGACCACGGTAAAAGTACCTTGGCTGATCGTTTTATTCAATTTTGTGGTGGCTTGGAAATGCGTGAAATGAGCGCCCAAGTCCTTGATTCCATGGATATTGAAAAAGAGCGTGGCATTACCATTAAAGCGCAAACTGCGGCTTTAAAATACAAAGCACGTGACGGCAAAATATACAATCTCAATTTGATTGATACCCCAGGCCACGTTGACTTTAGCTATGAAGTGAGCCGATCGCTGGCCGCCTGTGAAGGTGCGTTGTTGGTGGTTGATGCCTCGCAAGGCGTTGAGGCACAAACCGTCGCTAACTGCTACACCGCGCTTGAACTCGGTGTTGAAGTGCGTACTGTGCTCAACAAAATTGACTTGCCTGCTGCCGATCCTGATCGGGTTGCACAAGAAGTCGAAGACATTATTGGTATTGAGGCGGTGAATGCGGTTCATGCTTCGGCCAAGTCGGGTATTGGTATCGAAGACATTCTGGAAGAGGTTGTCAACAAGATACCCTGTCCGAAAGGCGATCCAGATGGTCCATTAAAAGCGCTAATTATTGACTCTTGGTTTGATAATTATGTTGGCGTGATTATGTTGGTTCGCGTTATTGATGGTGAAATCCGCCCGAAAGACAAGATTTTATTTATGTCGACCAAGGCACAGCACTTGTGTGAACAAGTCGGCGTATTTACACCTAAGTCAGTACAACGCGATGCGCTTCGTGCTGGTGAAGTTGGCTTTATCATTGCTGGTATTAAAGAAATTGCCAGCGCCAAAGTGGGCGATACCATCACCACCGTTAAACATCCTGCTGCAGCTGCCTTGCCGGGATTTAAGGATGTTAAATCACAAGTTTTTGCCGGACTTTATCCAGTAGAAAGTCATGATTATGAAAAGCTGCGTGATAGTTTAGAAAAACTTCAGCTCAATGATGCGTCCTTGCATTATGAACCTGAGGTTTCGCAAGCCTTGGGCTTTGGTTTCCGTTGTGGCTTCTTAGGACTCTTGCATTTAGAAATTGTGCAAGAACGCTTAGAGCGCGAATTTGATATGGATTTGATTACGACGGCACCAAGCGTAGTTTTTGAGTTGGTACTCAAAGGCGGCGAAGTGGTGCAAATCGAAAATCCATCCAAGCTGCCAGACCCATCAAAATACGATGAAGTCCGTGAGCCGATTATTACTGCTACGATTTTAGTGCCGCAAGATTACGTCGGCCCCGTGATGACTTTGTGTAATCAAAAACGCGGTATGCAAATTAATATGCAATATATGGGTCGTCAAGTGATGTTGACCTATGAAATGCCAATGGCCGAAGTGGTGATGGATTTCTTTGATAAGCTCAAATCAGTGAGTCGTGGTTATGCCTCGCTCGATTATGATTTTAAAGAATTCCGCGTTGGCGATTTAGTGAAGTTGGATGTTTTGGTCAATAGCGAGCGCGTTGATGCGCTGAGTTTGATCGTTCACCGCAGTACTAGCCAATATCGTGGTCGTGAATTGGTTTCGAAAATGCGTGAGTTAATTCCACGGCAAATGTTTGATATTGCAATTCAAGCGGCAATTGGTAGTCATATTATTGCGCGTGAAACGGTTAAAGCCGTGCGAAAAGACGTATTGGCTAAATGTTATGGTGGCGATGTGTCACGTAAACGTAAATTGCTAGATAAACAAAAGGCCGGTAAAAAACGCATGAAGCAAGTGGGGAATGTGGAAATTCCACAAGAAGCCTTCTTAGCAATTTTACAAGTTAGCGACAAATAA
- a CDS encoding glutaredoxin family protein, with the protein MKLKLYGRAYCSLCTQMQAQLLAQAAGRFELEWIDIDDIDELEAKYGEWVPVLLDSDGVEICHYHLDQQALDASLAKIS; encoded by the coding sequence ATGAAATTAAAATTATATGGCCGCGCCTATTGCAGCCTATGTACACAGATGCAAGCGCAGTTGTTGGCGCAAGCTGCTGGACGATTTGAGCTTGAGTGGATTGATATCGATGATATTGATGAATTAGAGGCAAAATACGGTGAGTGGGTGCCGGTTTTGCTTGATTCTGATGGTGTTGAAATCTGTCATTACCACCTTGATCAACAGGCTTTGGATGCTAGCCTGGCAAAAATCAGTTAA
- a CDS encoding SoxR reducing system RseC family protein, producing MIITEAQVERCEGGQAWVKIRPRSPCGNCDPKYGCKSVAITRLFGQGQESYPVQNQLGAKASDWVKVAVNDGVLLQSALWGYGLPLLLLLLGAALALLVAPAAWSELASLLGAALGFVIAFVVLRWRNAKMQAFQPRVVEIMSATSGSTMCAGRQ from the coding sequence ATGATAATCACAGAGGCGCAAGTTGAGCGCTGTGAAGGTGGGCAGGCATGGGTCAAAATCCGGCCTCGTAGTCCTTGTGGTAATTGCGATCCAAAATATGGCTGCAAGTCTGTGGCGATTACGCGCTTGTTTGGGCAGGGGCAAGAGAGCTATCCGGTGCAAAATCAATTGGGGGCAAAGGCTAGCGACTGGGTAAAAGTGGCGGTAAATGACGGGGTGTTGCTGCAAAGTGCGCTGTGGGGTTATGGCTTGCCTTTGTTGTTGTTGCTGTTGGGGGCTGCATTGGCTTTGTTGGTTGCGCCAGCGGCTTGGTCTGAGTTGGCGTCCTTGTTGGGTGCTGCGCTGGGTTTTGTTATTGCGTTTGTAGTGCTGCGTTGGCGTAATGCCAAAATGCAAGCATTTCAGCCGCGAGTGGTCGAAATTATGTCAGCCACATCAGGCTCTACGATGTGCGCGGGACGGCAATAA
- a CDS encoding MucB/RseB C-terminal domain-containing protein, which translates to MVVKVYCQIVVILGCLCAFSAQATPLDKAEAQRVLARSASAAEAVSYTGNYIYQSGENIANYKISHAIENGVAAEHRELLDGEPREYLRVGDKVSMYPAQGYAVQLDRRYTSKLFPNHLPDDVSELLHSYGVSKVGRERVVGRETTIYQLDPLDAYRYPQRFWVDDESGLILKWLMMGMRQEMVQSFSFTQIQVGGKINQKLLKPIYPLRSVKVNDGAVLDLAEDKKWRIKPTVPGFKLIKKSTRSLPHKSREVVHYLFSDGAVTLSVFVEPMNANIPLGLAHQGAIHLYARQVDQYLLSCLGEVPAVTVERFAKAYTLR; encoded by the coding sequence ATGGTGGTGAAAGTGTATTGCCAAATTGTGGTTATATTGGGATGTTTATGCGCCTTTAGCGCGCAAGCCACGCCTTTAGATAAAGCTGAAGCGCAGCGTGTGTTGGCGCGATCTGCGTCGGCCGCCGAGGCGGTGAGCTATACGGGCAATTATATTTATCAATCAGGCGAGAATATTGCCAATTATAAAATCAGTCATGCGATCGAGAATGGCGTGGCCGCAGAGCACCGTGAGCTATTAGATGGTGAGCCGCGTGAGTATTTGCGAGTGGGTGATAAAGTAAGCATGTATCCGGCGCAAGGCTATGCTGTGCAATTGGATCGTCGCTATACCTCTAAATTATTTCCAAATCATTTGCCTGATGATGTGAGCGAGTTGCTGCATTCTTACGGGGTTTCTAAAGTAGGGCGTGAGCGGGTTGTTGGTCGAGAGACGACGATTTATCAGCTTGATCCATTGGATGCTTACCGTTATCCGCAGCGTTTTTGGGTGGATGATGAAAGTGGTTTGATTTTGAAATGGTTGATGATGGGTATGCGCCAAGAAATGGTGCAGTCGTTTAGCTTTACCCAAATTCAGGTTGGCGGCAAAATTAATCAAAAATTGCTAAAGCCCATTTATCCGTTACGTAGCGTAAAGGTGAATGACGGCGCTGTGTTGGATCTGGCTGAAGATAAAAAATGGCGAATTAAGCCGACTGTGCCGGGTTTTAAGCTGATCAAAAAAAGCACCCGAAGCTTGCCGCATAAATCACGCGAAGTGGTGCACTACTTATTTAGTGATGGGGCGGTAACGCTGTCGGTGTTTGTTGAGCCGATGAATGCCAATATTCCCCTTGGGTTGGCGCATCAAGGTGCGATTCATTTGTATGCGCGGCAAGTTGATCAATATTTATTGAGCTGCTTGGGTGAAGTGCCTGCCGTGACGGTGGAGCGTTTTGCTAAAGCGTATACGCTGCGTTGA
- a CDS encoding sigma-E factor negative regulatory protein: MSEKISALMDCEVAPQDVAAVVDELLASAEQQEDWCRWHLARDAIGQPHLTTSSEFMQKFSARLAQEPVVIAPRQLRPKKTPWVPLAAVASVVFVGLIAWQYTLPSALPVNVMAQQKPIELKSAEISPYLVAHRDGFSNPLASEQFAQAHFEVGEQH, encoded by the coding sequence ATGAGTGAAAAAATTTCAGCCTTAATGGATTGTGAAGTTGCGCCGCAAGATGTTGCAGCTGTAGTGGATGAGTTGCTTGCGTCGGCAGAGCAGCAAGAGGATTGGTGTCGTTGGCATTTGGCGCGAGATGCGATTGGGCAGCCGCATCTGACGACGTCGTCTGAATTTATGCAAAAATTTTCTGCCAGATTGGCGCAAGAGCCGGTGGTGATTGCGCCTCGCCAGTTGCGACCAAAGAAAACACCGTGGGTGCCATTGGCGGCGGTTGCTTCCGTGGTTTTTGTCGGTTTGATCGCGTGGCAATATACTTTACCAAGCGCTTTGCCTGTTAATGTGATGGCGCAGCAAAAACCGATTGAATTAAAATCAGCAGAAATTAGCCCTTATTTGGTTGCGCATCGGGACGGCTTTTCAAATCCTTTGGCCTCTGAGCAATTTGCTCAAGCGCATTTTGAAGTTGGAGAGCAGCATTGA
- the rpoE gene encoding RNA polymerase sigma factor RpoE translates to MSERDLDHELVLRAQNGDQRAFELLVVKYQRRVVRLLSRMIRDQNEIEDVTQEAFIKAYRALPSFRGESAFYTWLYRIAINTAKNYLSTLGRRPILSAEYEDEDGDTVDAAALVPDFHTPETELSNKQIVSTVNEAVDALPDELREAITLREMDGMSYDEIALAMDCPIGTVRSRIFRAREAIANRLRPLLGDVGKDKRW, encoded by the coding sequence ATCAGTGAGCGCGATTTAGATCATGAATTGGTCTTGCGGGCGCAAAATGGCGACCAGCGTGCTTTTGAACTGTTGGTTGTAAAGTATCAGCGACGTGTGGTGCGACTGTTGTCGAGAATGATTCGTGATCAAAATGAAATCGAAGACGTAACCCAAGAGGCTTTTATTAAGGCCTATCGGGCTTTGCCGTCTTTTCGCGGTGAAAGTGCGTTTTATACTTGGCTGTATCGCATTGCGATTAATACCGCGAAAAACTACCTGTCGACGTTGGGTCGCCGGCCGATTTTGTCTGCGGAGTATGAAGATGAGGATGGCGATACCGTCGATGCGGCTGCATTAGTACCAGACTTTCATACGCCAGAGACTGAACTATCCAATAAGCAGATTGTCTCTACAGTCAATGAGGCGGTTGATGCTTTGCCTGATGAATTGCGCGAAGCGATTACTTTGCGTGAGATGGATGGGATGAGTTATGACGAAATCGCTTTGGCGATGGATTGTCCGATAGGTACCGTGCGTTCGCGTATCTTTCGCGCGCGGGAGGCGATTGCCAATCGCCTGCGTCCTTTGCTGGGCGATGTGGGCAAGGATAAACGCTGGTAG